The sequence ATGATGACAAAGAATGAAATACCCTACAATATTAGGAAGACTATGATAAAAGAGCATAATTACTCCCACATGTATTCAACACTGTTTGACCACCAACTTGTTTAAATCGGAATATTGATTAGAGGAGATTCTTTTGAGACACAATTCGAATAACATCCAAATCAAGACAAGTTTTCAAACTAGGTAAGTTCACCAAATGTGAAGGTCTGAAAAGCaccaaaaaaagcaaaaaatctCATCAAAATGGTCCTAAAGGAAACAATGGTTTTAGCTATGCCATAATCCAACTTACTTTACCAGAAACCTAGAGATCATTACCAAACAAATGTAGATAATGTGGTTGCTGAACTTATTTGAGTACAATGAGATAACCATGTGAAATATCTGTTTTATTTAGCTGATTTCTTGTCAAGTTCTTCATGAATTTATACTGCTGCTACCAAATAAATGGAATCGTCCAGACTTTGTCCCGCAAACCAAATTCCTAGCCCAAGAAAGTTTTGGCCAAGCAAGGAACCAAAGGAAAtctacgcgattaaattcacctgGAGCGCCTTCACCCTTTCCTCCTCACAGCTAGCAGCTTCTATCGGATAACCCAACCCAATCAACGTCCAGACCCTAAAGTAACCGCGCAACTGAGTAGAATTTACCGACGAAGAACTCTCCTTCTACGTTTTGCGGGCGCATCTGGTGACCCGCGGCGGCAGCGGTGGTGCTCGAAACGAGTCGCCTGCCGGCGTTCCGACGGCTCCGGTTGGAAGGGAGCGGATTTGGGAGCCCATACGTGGGGCAGAGGACGCCACCTCGAAGAGCCATACGCCGCCACCACCAACGTTGTTATCTCGGCAGAACTCGGCAAGTCTCCAAGTAATATCGTGATAGGAAAAAGAAGATAATGTGGTGCTGAATCGTCATTCTTTGAGATGAGTGCAGGGACCTGTCGTGTGGTTTGAGATCGACGCCAGAAAAATGTGGACGGCCGTGATTCCCACCCGTGCAATTGAGGCGTCGTTACTAATCCCGACCTctccagtctctctctctctctctctagcaaaTAACTCATTAAGGGTATTTTGGTCTTTTCAGCCCTCCGGCTTCCACGagaattctcctctctctctctctctctctctccccttctcccCTCTCAAGCAGAAGCAATCAGCCCCTTTGCTTCTTCCCTGATTCGGATCTCTGGTTGGAGCCGTCTTGAACTCGTGAATCCGTTCCGATCGCCGGAACCCCCTTCTCCGCCCGTAATTTGGATACGCTGGTCCTAATCATATAACACTGCCAAACCCAGAGTCCGGTCTCCGCTTATCTAGCCGCGGTCTAGCCACGATTTGGGATTCCTCCTCCCTATCTTTGCTCTCGCTTCGTCGCTTGAATGTCTCTCAGAAAAGAGTACGGTGATTCCAACACCTAAAGCAGTGAAGGTACGCGACCATTTTAATTGCTGCAAGTTTCAATTTTTTTACATTTAGCATGAGATCGTTGTTGTTTCACATCGACGATGTTCCGTGAGGGTCTCTGTTCTGTGTCCCAATTCGTCGGTGATCGCATCAGGAAGGTTCTTTGGAAGTTCTGCTTGTTAATTTGAAGAAGGTTACTCTTGTAGGGTGCATATTGAGGTGATCCTACGAAGTCGCCTCGAACGAATATGTGCATTGATCAAAACCTAAAATTGATGTTATAGGAGGGGCAAATAGTTTGAAAGTGGAAGCACATGGCACCTATTAGGCTTGAGAATCGAAGCAAAACAATATAAATAATGATATGAATGATAAATGATAATTATAAAAGTTAAATATTTATTAATCAACATTTTACAGTGGCCACACTAGTCAAGTGCACAAGTGGAAGTGACCGGGGAGTGTAGAAAATGATAAGTGTAGAGAGCTTTTGTAGTGTTGTAATTTACCTGATAGGTTTTTTGTTAATTATAGGGAAATTAATTGGgcaggctaattatatattaccccatGTAGTTAGCTATCTTTAGTGTTTCGATCTTTACATcttaaaaagttacatttgcaTCCCTATAGTTACGAAGGTGAAACATTTAGGTCTATTTTATCATAACAATATTAGTTTATCAACGAAAATGTAAAAACaaagggcaaaaagataattttaatattcggtGGTGGATGGTGGCGCCACTAGCGTCAACGTCGACACAGTTGCCTATCCGTCTCCGATGATGATATGATCTGCTCTCACTTTGATGCCACCCGCTTCCACGAGGAGCGTGTCGTCGATCTCATCGTTGCCCGTCCCGCACCGCTCTGCATCTGCATTGATGCTAATACAGTTGTTGAGCGGCAACTGTATCGACGCTAACGCAGAGCGGTGAAAGGACTGCTCAACGAGAGGTGGTGTCAGAACTGACGCGGCAGTGGAGGGAGCGGCAAGAGCTCCGGCGACGCCAGCTTTGGGTCAATGTTGGGATTCGCCCAACAGGTCAACGGCGAGGCGGCCACAACCATTTGCGTCGGCGCCGATGCAGTTGCCACTCAACAACTACGTCAGCATCGACGTAAATGCAGAGTGGCACAGGTGGGCAACATTGTGGTCAACGACACACTCCTCATAGAGGCGGGTGGAATCGCAATGAGAGCGAACCTTATTATTGTTCAAGGTGACCAGGAAATTACGTCGGCGTCGTCGTCCGCCaccaaacattaaaattatctttttgtcctttGTTTTCGTGTTTTTGTTGGTAAAACTGGCATCGTTAGAATAAATGGACCTAGATGTTTCACTCTCATATTTATAGGAATGTCAATGTAAATTTTTAAAGTGTAGGGACCGACACGCAAAAGGTAGCTAACTACaggaggtaatatgtaattagcccgaaTTGAGCAATGTATTAAGTCATGCATGGTTGTCATTCTTTTTTTATGTGGAAATAAAATTATCCCACATAGCGGAAaaagataatataataataataagaatgatGATGTGAACCACTGTGAGACTGATACCCAGTGCAAGAGCAACAAAAGAATCATAAGTATTAACCTAGAGCCTTGAAGACAATCATCCTGAAAACCAAGGAATAGGTTTATTATTAAAGAAGCTTCTTTAACGTCATTCTTCAAAATGTTCAATGAATGTGAACAATGATCTTAGTATTGACTGTGCTTGTGATGGTACTCAGGTGGATCTATTCTTTTAACTCTTTTAGTCGCCTAACATTGTAGATTAATGAACCATGGCTTGTGACAATGTTATCACTCTTGGTTAGGTCTGAACTGAAAACAAAATTATGGAAGGAGCACATGTTCCTCTGAAGGGATGGCAACAAGCAGCAGTTGCTCTCGGTTCAGCTCTCGGTGCCTTGATGGATCCTAGAAGAGCGGACTTGATAGCTGCGCTAGGTGAGACCACTGGTAAGCCAGCTTTTCAGCGGGTTCTCCAACAGATGAAGAATAGCAGTGAAGGCAAAGTAAGTTCATCTACTTTCCAGTTTAAGCAAACAATCATTTATATAGATATGGAATTACAATGTAGTTCCATATGACTGGATTTGTTACATAGAATCAATGAGATTAGTGAAAGTAACCTTGTATGTGGTTGGCACATTATAAGCATTACGTGTTTGACTGGTCAAGATTATTGTCTTCCTAAGACGTTAAAGTTAGAAGATTGCACCAGCATACAACCAGAAAAGAATGTATGAGATAGATCAAATCAACCAGAGGTTGACGTAGGATGGGGTGCTGGCTCCACAGCAACCATAGCTAAGATGTGGCGTAAGATGATGCCCTAGTAGAGTGCCAACTTTCTTAGGCAGCCTATCATTCTTGCATGGCTTGTGCTTTAGAGTTAAGAAGATTTGTACATTGGAAACAATTGTCCATATAATCGTAATAGATATTTCAATCAAATCTTGACCTCCTTCGATGGAGTATTTTGTCTCTAGGGAAAAAGAAAGCACTTAATAGTTTTATATCCATTTTAGAGGATAAGCATAACCATTCAAGTCTTTTTTCTCTATTTCTCATGCGCTGCAATGTTATACCTGTTGTTCTCTTTCTCTATTTCCTGTTCAGGAAGTTCTTTTAGAGCGCCCACATGTGGTATCTGCACAAGTGTCACATGCCTGGGACTTACCGGAAAGCACATTTGGCTCAGCTTATGCACGATTCATGGGATCAAGGAACTTCTCCCCAGATGACCGCCCACCAGTTCGATTCATGGACACAGATGAGCTGGCATACATGGCCACACGTGCTCATGAGGTGCATGACTTCTGGCATGTGCTATTTGGCCTTCCCACAAACTTGATAGGTGAGTCTGCTCTTAAGGTGATCGAGTTTGAGCAAATGTTTGTTCCGATGTGTGCCTTGTCGGT comes from Musa acuminata AAA Group cultivar baxijiao chromosome BXJ3-3, Cavendish_Baxijiao_AAA, whole genome shotgun sequence and encodes:
- the LOC103978682 gene encoding ubiquinone biosynthesis protein COQ4 homolog, mitochondrial-like; translated protein: MEGAHVPLKGWQQAAVALGSALGALMDPRRADLIAALGETTGKPAFQRVLQQMKNSSEGKEVLLERPHVVSAQVSHAWDLPESTFGSAYARFMGSRNFSPDDRPPVRFMDTDELAYMATRAHEVHDFWHVLFGLPTNLIGESALKVIEFEQMFVPMCALSVVGGSLRFSRKQRALFFQHYLPWAVKAGVACTDLMSVYYEKHFHENLEDVRRKWGIIPCPDPKGKNQGSI